One window of the Rufibacter radiotolerans genome contains the following:
- a CDS encoding AI-2E family transporter: METLPITVRRSIEFMGLFFLGWLLVSGGGIIAPIFIAFFFSIMLLPVYRFLVRKRLPEVVAITLCIMLLLIIFGLILWFFSSQVRNLVNDLPVIQQNIKNHLAALSAWINRKTHFSPNEQLNFIDEQSNRLLSYAGKMLGGAAGSFTSAVVFIGLMPIYVFLILFYKNILLRFIFLWFPKKRHTRVRDALSETEVIIKSYLMGLLIQISYMTVLVGGTLFLLGIKHALLIGIIFAFLNLIPYVGALIGNILGVLLTLASSQEILPIFLVLGTIAVAQILDNHILMPRIVGSKVKINALATIVGVLVAGKMAGIAGMFLSLPLIAVLKIIFDRTDSLKQWGVLLGDERPTATPMTAPELRQQTETVKTKLEEENEIKPPDA, encoded by the coding sequence ATGGAGACTCTACCCATAACCGTGCGCCGGTCCATAGAATTTATGGGGCTGTTCTTTTTGGGTTGGCTATTGGTCAGTGGCGGAGGCATTATTGCGCCCATTTTCATTGCTTTTTTCTTCAGCATCATGCTTCTGCCAGTCTACCGGTTTCTGGTGAGGAAAAGGTTGCCAGAGGTGGTGGCCATCACGCTGTGTATTATGCTTTTGCTGATCATCTTTGGCCTTATCCTTTGGTTTTTCTCGTCGCAGGTTAGAAATCTGGTGAATGATCTGCCGGTGATTCAGCAGAACATCAAAAACCATCTGGCAGCCTTGAGCGCCTGGATTAACAGAAAAACCCATTTTTCCCCCAATGAGCAGCTCAATTTCATTGATGAGCAAAGTAATAGGCTTTTAAGCTATGCCGGTAAAATGCTTGGTGGTGCCGCAGGTTCTTTTACCTCAGCGGTGGTTTTCATAGGCTTGATGCCTATCTACGTCTTCCTAATTCTGTTCTATAAAAACATTCTGCTGCGGTTCATTTTTCTGTGGTTTCCTAAAAAAAGGCATACCCGGGTAAGAGACGCGCTCAGCGAGACCGAAGTGATTATAAAAAGCTACCTCATGGGCCTCCTGATCCAGATCAGTTACATGACCGTGCTGGTGGGCGGCACTTTGTTTTTACTAGGCATTAAACACGCCCTGCTCATTGGTATCATCTTCGCCTTTCTCAACCTCATACCCTATGTAGGGGCCCTGATAGGGAATATTCTGGGGGTGCTCCTCACCCTGGCCTCCTCGCAGGAAATACTGCCTATTTTTCTGGTTTTGGGCACCATTGCCGTGGCGCAGATTTTAGACAACCATATTCTAATGCCGCGCATTGTGGGCTCTAAGGTTAAGATCAATGCGCTGGCCACCATTGTGGGGGTGCTGGTGGCCGGAAAGATGGCCGGCATTGCGGGAATGTTTTTGTCATTGCCCCTGATTGCGGTGTTAAAAATAATCTTTGACCGAACCGACAGCTTGAAACAATGGGGCGTGCTGTTAGGTGATGAGCGACCCACGGCCACCCCCATGACCGCCCCTGAGCTAAGGCAGCAGACCGAAACCGTGAAAACCAAACTGGAGGAAGAAAACGAAATAAAACCACCTGATGCGTAG
- a CDS encoding erythromycin esterase family protein, with the protein MATSTASTTGLAKYCLPLQNAQDLDPLLARIGDAKYVLLGEASHGTHEYYTWRSEISRRLILEKGFSFIAVEGDWPDCFEINRWVKNHPDTAESIADVLTLVDRWPTWMWANWEIAALANWLRHHNLTLAHDRRIGFYGLDVYSMWDSLKIIVEYLEKEDPEAAEYARRAIDCFEPYGEEEAYARGLSSMKPSCREAVLQLLLEVRQKAGQYNQSPEAGLNAEINALVAANGEKYYRTMSAFGGNSWNVRDTHMVEALNTLMRYHGPEAKVIIWEHNTHIGDARFTDMGASGEINVGQLVREQHALEEVVLVGFGSYEGKVIAGRGWNAPMQEMPVPPAIAKSVEQILHAASPENKLLLFDQQPALKEYFKGWMGHRAIGVVYRPERDRGNYVPTKLSGRYDAFLFLDKTKAVHPLHLSPDGHLTPETYPFGM; encoded by the coding sequence ATGGCCACTTCTACTGCTTCTACCACCGGCCTGGCCAAATATTGCCTTCCGCTCCAGAACGCCCAGGACCTGGACCCCCTGCTAGCCCGGATAGGAGATGCCAAGTATGTGTTGCTAGGGGAGGCCTCACACGGCACCCATGAATACTACACCTGGCGGAGCGAAATCTCCCGGCGCCTTATCCTGGAGAAAGGCTTTTCCTTTATTGCCGTGGAAGGCGACTGGCCAGACTGTTTTGAGATTAACCGGTGGGTGAAAAACCACCCAGACACGGCAGAATCCATTGCTGATGTCTTAACCCTGGTTGACCGGTGGCCTACCTGGATGTGGGCTAATTGGGAAATTGCCGCCTTGGCCAACTGGCTGCGGCACCACAACCTTACCCTGGCCCATGACCGCCGGATTGGCTTTTACGGGCTAGACGTGTACAGCATGTGGGATTCCCTGAAAATAATAGTGGAGTATCTGGAAAAGGAAGACCCTGAGGCGGCTGAATACGCCCGCCGGGCTATTGACTGCTTTGAGCCCTACGGCGAAGAAGAAGCCTATGCCAGGGGCCTGAGTTCCATGAAACCCAGTTGCCGCGAGGCCGTGCTGCAACTCCTGCTGGAGGTAAGGCAGAAGGCCGGCCAATACAACCAGTCACCAGAGGCCGGTCTGAACGCAGAGATAAATGCCCTGGTAGCGGCCAACGGAGAGAAATATTACAGAACCATGTCCGCCTTCGGGGGTAATTCCTGGAACGTGCGCGACACCCACATGGTGGAAGCCCTGAATACCCTCATGCGGTACCACGGCCCAGAGGCCAAAGTAATTATCTGGGAACACAATACCCACATAGGCGATGCGCGGTTTACAGACATGGGCGCCAGCGGAGAGATCAATGTGGGGCAACTAGTGCGCGAACAACATGCCCTTGAAGAAGTAGTGTTGGTGGGCTTTGGGTCATATGAAGGAAAAGTGATAGCCGGCCGGGGCTGGAATGCTCCCATGCAGGAAATGCCCGTGCCACCCGCTATTGCCAAAAGCGTGGAGCAGATCCTGCATGCTGCATCGCCAGAAAATAAGCTTTTGCTCTTTGACCAGCAGCCGGCCTTGAAAGAATATTTTAAAGGCTGGATGGGGCACCGGGCCATTGGGGTCGTGTACAGACCTGAACGGGACCGGGGCAATTATGTGCCTACTAAACTGTCGGGCCGCTATGATGCTTTCCTTTTCCTGGACAAAACCAAAGCGGTCCACCCCCTGCACCTTTCTCCAGACGGACATCTCACTCCCGAAACCTATCCCTTCGGGATGTAG